The Gammaproteobacteria bacterium DNA window TGGGAAATTGAAGCATCTTTGAGTAATATACTCAAAGATCGCTTTGCACCCTATATGTATAATCCATTAGATAACAAAACATCACAACATAAGGCTGATTTTTTGGCCCAGAGTGAATAGAATACACCCCTTAACCTTTTAATTTTTTCATATCGGAGAACTCCATGCCTTGGAACAGCCCAGGTAATAAAAACGACGACCCCTGGAATCGCAATTCTAATAATCAAGGCCCGCCTGATTTAGACGAGATATTTCAAAACCTCAGTCGCAAGTTTGGTGGTATTTTTGGAGGCAAAGGGGGCGGTTCTGGCACTGTACCAGGCAAAGGCGGCACAGCAGGTATTGGATTATTTGCCCTAATTGTTGCAGGTCTTATTTGGGCAGCTACTGGAATTTACACCATTACTGATGGTGAAACAGGCGTGATTTTGCAGTTTGGTAAGTACAAAGAGTTAACTAACCCAGGCTTACACTGGCATATGCCTTACCCGATAGAAGAACTGCGTGTCGTAGACATGCAACAAGTGCGTAGCTCAAAGCACCAAACCACCATGTTAACGAAAGACGAGAATATTGTTGAAATCATTCTTGCCGCACAATTCAGAATTAAAGACGCACCTAATTATTTATTTAACTTGCGCTTTCCTGAAGTAACAGTTAAGCAAGCAATGGAAAGTGCTATCCGTGAAGTGGTCGGCAAAAGTGGTGTCGATTTTGTTCTGTATGAAGGTCTAGAAGTTGTCTCTTCAAATACCAAAGCCCTCATGCAAGAAATTCTAGATCGCTATCAAGCTGGCATCGAAGTAACTACATTAAACTTAGAAAAAACCCAGCCTCCTGCACCAGTTCAAAGCGCATTTGATGATGTAATCAAATCACGCGAGGATTTAGAAAGATATATTGAAGAAGCAGAAGCTTATTCCAACACTATCGTACCTCAATCTCGTGGTGAGGCAGCGCGTATTATTGAAGAAGCCACTGCTTACAAAGAAGCAATTGTCTCAAAAGCAGAAGGTGAAGCAGAACGATTTGAAGCATTGCTTACAGAATATATAAAGGCTCCAAGTATTACTCGCGAACGACTTTACTTAGAAGCGACTCAATCAGTATTTTCAAATACGACTAAAATAATGGTCGATGTTGAAGGTGGCAACAACTTAATGTACTTACCATTAGACCAGCTAATGCAAAATAATCGTGCGCCATCTGGCTCAGTTAATTTAGGCTCACCTACTCCTTCCAGTGGCTCAGCCAGCAACAACCCGCGACGCACCGTGCGTGGCAGAGAGGTACGATAAGATGATTTCTAAAGCTCTAGTTACACTTGGCATACTAACCGTTGTTGTTTTCAGTCTATGTGCGTACACCGTAGATGAAACTGAACGCGCTATACTATTTAAATTTGGTGAAATTAAAAAAGCTGACATTAAACCTGGATTGCACTGGAAAGTACCATTCATTAATAATGTGAAAATATTCGACTCGCGAATTCTGACTCTAGATGTACAGCCCGATTTATTCCCAACTAACGAGAAAAAATACGTTTATGTAGACTTCTTTGTTAAATGGCGTATCGATAATGTACGCGACTACTTTGTTGCGACAGGTGGATTAGAAGAACGTGCCAACAGCCGTTTAAGCCAAATCACTAAAGATGAGTTACGTGATGAATTTGCGCAACGAACTATTAAAGAATCGGTATCGGGTGAACGCGCTGACATCATGGCAGCACTAGTAGTTAAAGCAAACAATATCTCAAAAGAACTTGGTATTGAGATTGTCGATTTACGCGTCAGCCGTATTGACTACACTGACGATATTAGTGGATCAGTTTACGAACGTATGAGAGCCGGTCGAGACCGGGTAGCTAAAGATTTCCGTGCCCGTGGGAAAGAGTCAGCAGAAAAAATACGCGCTGCGGCCGACCGTGAACGCCAAATCACATTAGCGAGTGCCTATAAAACTTCTGAGCAATTGCGTGGTGAAGGAGATGCCACTGCTGCAGATATTTATGCTCAAGCCTATGGCAAAGACGAAGAATTCTACAAGCTCACTAAAAGTTTAAATGCCTATAAGCAGACCTTTAATAGCAAAGGTGATGTGCTGGTACTAGAGCCAG harbors:
- the hflK gene encoding FtsH protease activity modulator HflK, with the protein product MPWNSPGNKNDDPWNRNSNNQGPPDLDEIFQNLSRKFGGIFGGKGGGSGTVPGKGGTAGIGLFALIVAGLIWAATGIYTITDGETGVILQFGKYKELTNPGLHWHMPYPIEELRVVDMQQVRSSKHQTTMLTKDENIVEIILAAQFRIKDAPNYLFNLRFPEVTVKQAMESAIREVVGKSGVDFVLYEGLEVVSSNTKALMQEILDRYQAGIEVTTLNLEKTQPPAPVQSAFDDVIKSREDLERYIEEAEAYSNTIVPQSRGEAARIIEEATAYKEAIVSKAEGEAERFEALLTEYIKAPSITRERLYLEATQSVFSNTTKIMVDVEGGNNLMYLPLDQLMQNNRAPSGSVNLGSPTPSSGSASNNPRRTVRGREVR
- the hflC gene encoding protease modulator HflC, with protein sequence MISKALVTLGILTVVVFSLCAYTVDETERAILFKFGEIKKADIKPGLHWKVPFINNVKIFDSRILTLDVQPDLFPTNEKKYVYVDFFVKWRIDNVRDYFVATGGLEERANSRLSQITKDELRDEFAQRTIKESVSGERADIMAALVVKANNISKELGIEIVDLRVSRIDYTDDISGSVYERMRAGRDRVAKDFRARGKESAEKIRAAADRERQITLASAYKTSEQLRGEGDATAADIYAQAYGKDEEFYKLTKSLNAYKQTFNSKGDVLVLEPDSQFFRYFNQSKPK